The Penicillium psychrofluorescens genome assembly, chromosome: 2 nucleotide sequence TTGCCGATCCTCGTCGTCAACCGCATGTTTGGCCAGATAGCCCTCCTGTGAGGTACTCGTCAGCCTATCTCCCATAACCTACATGAGAAGAGAGCTACATACCTGCTCCCAGATGGCGGTCTTGCTGCCCAGTCCCTCGGTAGAGTCCTTTTGCGGTTTCGCGGCCGCGACCTTGATTGTGCGCCCATAAAGCTCGCTGCCGTCCATGTTGTCGATGGCCTCTTTGGCATCTTGCGGCAGGTCAAATTCCACATATCCGAATCCCCGGTGCTGGTCGGTGGAATTGGGCGCATCCGGCTTGGGAAGTGAGATGTCGACTACTTCGCCGAAGGGGACAAAAGCCTCTGCGAGGGTCTGTCGCGTCACGGTCTGGTCGAGGCCACCAACGTAGACCGTGCTCTTGAGCCGGGTGCTGTCGCTCATCGTGTCTGGGGGTGGGATGTAATACAAGGGAGTCGTGTGGCCGACCAAAAGGGACCCGCGCTGGAATCCAAAGAATGATTGATATCACGTGCCGGCCACTGTTTTGGCGAGTGCCCCAATGGGCTTAGCGCGTTCCCCCGGTCCCTCCAAGTCCAGGAGGCCACTTGGTTGTCTTCCAACCTGCCCACTGCACATCGCTCCATCCCCCCCGTTCTTTATTTACTGGGGTGGGATTTtgttctctttttttcttcgttGACTTCTGTTCGCCGCGTTTTgtctcttcttgctctcaAAAACATCCCTATTCTACCATCACAATCACAATGGTGCGCCTGAGGGAAATCCCACGGACGGCCACCTTCGCCTGGTCGCCCGGGGCTGCATCACCATTGATTGCCACGGGTACTCGGGCGGGTGCCGTGGATGTCGATTTCTCCAATAAGACATGTCTGGAGCTCTGGGATCTGGGTCTGGATCGCCAGGACGCCAGCGAGGAGCTGCAACCGCTAGCTAAGATCGACACCGATTCGGGGTAGGGTGGCCATTTGGACACTGGATGATAAATCTGGCTGACGGGATAATCTGCCTAGTTTCAACGACATTGCATGGACCGCTTCCGACGATAGCCAACGTGGTGTGATTGCGGGTGGTCTGGAGAATGGCGCGTTGGATATGTGGAGTGCCGATAAGCTCCTTGGAGGGACCAGGTGGGTTATTCTGAAGAACGTAGCACGATGTCTGGTAGCTGATCGATTTCAAGTGATGCTTTGCTCTCAAGGACCTCTCACCACAGCGGCAGCGTCAAGGCCCTTCAGTTCAACCCCAAACATTCGAATCTACTGGCCACCGGTGGAGCTAAAGGAGAGGTATGCTTTGGAGAATCAATGACAATCCCCTATATGGTTGGCTAAGAAGCTCTTGATTAGCTGTTCATTTCGGACCTGAACAACCTCAACAGCCCGTCTCGGCTCGGGAATACGGCCGCTCGCACGGATGACGTTGAATGCTTGGACTGGAACAAGAAGGTCGCCCATATCCTGGTCACTGGCAGCAGTGCTGGGTTTGTGACCGTCTGGGACgtcaagaccaagaaggagagCTTGACTTTGAATAATATGGGCCGGAAGGCTGTGTCTGCCGTGGCCTGGGGATCCCGAGAAGCCCACGAAGCTCGTAACTGCGACACCTCTCGAGTCAGACCCCTTGATTTGCGTTTGGGATCTGCGAAACTCCCACGCCCCCGAACGGATCCTTCGCGGCCACGAATCGGGTGTGCTCTCGCTTTCCTGGTGCGCCCAAGACCCGGACCTGCTCCTTTCTTCCGGCAAAGATAACCGCAACGTCTGCTGGAACCCGCAAACCGGCCAGGCATATGGCGAGTTCCCCGTGGTCACGAACTGGACATTCCAGACCCGCTGGAATCCGCACAACCCCAACTTCTTTGCCACTGCATCCTTTGACGGCAGGATTTCGGTCCAGACCCTTCAAAACACCAGCACCGATACCGCCAAGGCTATTGCCGATCAGAACCAGGCGCTTGATGGGGAGGACTTCTTCGCCAAGGCACAGACTCAGCCCAAGGTCTCCACATTCTCTTTGCCCAAGgctcctcgctggctggagCGGCCATGTAGCGCCAACTTTGCTTTTGGTGGACGGGTTGTTTCTGTTGGGCTGGCTGATCAGGGTTCGCGCGCCTCAAAGGTCAGGATCACGCCCTTCGAGGTGGATTCGAGCGTGGGAAATGCCACCGAGAGCTTTGAGAACGCCCTGAAAGAGGGTGATCTTCGGAATCTCTGCGAGACCAGAGCATCGGCCGCCTcgagcgaagaagagaaggcTGACTGGAAGGTGATCGAGGCCTTGCTCTCTGAGAATCCTCGTAAGGGCCTGGTGGAGTATCTGGGCTTCCAGGATTCAACAGACGAGGCCGCCGACACCCTGGCAAAACTTGGCCTGGATACAAAGGGAGCCGAGGAGACGAATGGTGTCCCTGAGCCGGCCTCTCCTGTTAAAAAGCACAAGCGACTGCAGTCCATGTTCGATCCCAACCCCGAGAGCGACAACTTTCTCTCGGATCTGGCTGCTTCCAAGGGTGCCCGTACCAACAACCCGTTCCAGATCTTCAATGGTTCGGAGACCGATGCCGAGAAGCAGATCACTCGAGCCTTGCTTCTGGGCAAATTCGACAAAGCCCTCGACGTGGCTCTCCAAGAGGACCGTATGTCGGATGCTTTCATGATCGCCATTTGCGGTGGTCAGAAGTGCATTGAGAAGGCACAGGAGCACTACTTCTCGAA carries:
- a CDS encoding uncharacterized protein (ID:PFLUO_002439-T1.cds;~source:funannotate), whose product is MSDSTRLKSTVYVGGLDQTVTRQTLAEAFVPFGEVVDISLPKPDAPNSTDQHRGFGYVEFDLPQDAKEAIDNMDGSELYGRTIKVAAAKPQKDSTEGLGSKTAIWEQEGYLAKHAVDDEDRQAAEEAQNADNLPQDPMQGLEQLDVAGPKPE